One Cryptomeria japonica chromosome 9, Sugi_1.0, whole genome shotgun sequence genomic window carries:
- the LOC131044592 gene encoding pentatricopeptide repeat-containing protein At5g39710, producing MPVLKSAISHGNVIQVHNPMPVKVAQLSKPHLHQPSTAPHFYTSRRGRRGLNIVRLAIESSGSVHKFCEEGRYGLAVEYVREMISKGSMPDKLALAAVIQGLCEKNYFAEAAEFVLVICPPDVATYNCLIDALCQMGQLGLAMATMGLMREKGVVLDSSNYTDLIDRFHGNSLEDEAVGLKEETTEKGVEPTSDASLSE from the coding sequence atgccTGTGCTCAAATCTGCAATCTCCCATGGAAACGTCATTCAAGTTCACAACCCCATGCCGGTTAAAGTAGCCCAATTGAGTAAACCACATTTGCATCAGCCATCTACAGCACCTCACTTTTACACAAGCAGGAGAGGGAGAAGGGGTCTCAACATAGTCAGGCTAGCCATTGAATCCAGTGGCTCAGTCCACAAGTTCTGCGAGGAGGGGCGATATGGTTTGGCTGTTGAGTACGTGCGAGAAATGATTTCAAAGGGCAGCATGCCTGATAAGCTCGCTCTTGCTGCCGTCATTCAGGGGCTGTGCGAGAAGAATTATTTTGCCGAGGCTGCtgagtttgttcttgtcatttgcCCGCCTGATGTTGCTACATACAACTGTCTTATAGATGCTCTTTGCCAGATGGGCCAGCTGGGTCTTGCCATGGCTACAATGGGGCTTATGCGGGAGAAGGGTGTGGTTCTTGATTCATCAAATTATACTGATTTGATTGATCGGTTCCATGGGAATAGCCTGGAGGACGAGGCTGTGGGCCTGAAGGAGGAGACAACGGAGAAGGGAGTTGAGCCTACTAGTGATGCTTCTCTTTCTGAATGA